In Phalacrocorax carbo chromosome 1, bPhaCar2.1, whole genome shotgun sequence, the genomic stretch TGGTAACTCTGATCCTccagaaaacagctttatttaCCCCCTTTCTGTTTCAGAGTCGAAGGTTATGTACTGGGTTGTCTTAAGGCAGTGTGCTATAAACTGGTAACTGGTCCTTCAGCGTCTCATGGCTGCTGATGTATTCACAGCAAGCACGAAGCGGCTCAGGGGGAAGGTTTTCTGTGCACTGTGGGACGTACGTGGTGGTTTGCAAAAACTTGCCTGCTTCGCAACTTGACTGGCAGCTCTGACCTGCCAGGGAGGATGAAGCCCCAGCAGGTGCCCTCTTAGATCTGGCCTTTTTGGCTGAAGGTATGTTCTCTTTTGTTTCTTAGGAAGTGATTAAAATGCTTTGTCACTCTGTCTGCACCTCACTgctcccaggtgctgctgcttgctggCTTGCCCTGCTTCAGGCTACCAAATGTTTAGGCTCGTCAGGCCGGAGTTTCATGACCTTGTCCACGCAGAGCAGGATGAGAGTCAGAAACCAGAGGCTCCAGCCGACAGCCGCTGCAATCCATCCATAATCATCCATGCCTGTTGGGCAGCACGTGGCCGCTTGCCTGCAGAAGTTCATGTCTGGCGGTGGAGAAAGGAAGTGAGCTGATGGGAGGCTAAGTATGTAACAGGTTTCCTTTGCTAGAAGGCAGATGAATCAGTGACTTGACTGTctgccctgtggcctgtccgGCTGCCTTGGCAGCTTTCCCCTAAGCCTGGCTCCTAATGCAGGGGGTGGCAATATTCAGTTTCATCTGTATGTCTTCAAGACTTGGTCATCCCTGTCTGGCCAAACAGCCGAGCTGCTCCTCTTACCACTGTGCCCACCattacagaaagattttaaaaacacctaCTTAGCACCTCCTCAGTCAGTTTTAGGAATGGAGTGTGATAGAAGCAGtgagttaaaattaaaaataaacctgggGTAGAGAAACCTTCATGTCAGAGTAAGACAATCTCTAGCAAAGACACCTTCAGCAGGATCTCCAATAGTTCAGGTGCCCAATACCTCTGCTGGCAATAGAAGCAGtggctgctctctgctgggctGTTAACCAAGACTTGCATGTAACAACTGCAAAACACACCACCATCGGGGGATCCATTTTacatgtttaaaaatgaaatattttttaacaattccatgtatttttttcttacaccttttgtgtaatttttttgtttgcttgtttaaatCAGTCCAATCTCCT encodes the following:
- the TMEM213 gene encoding transmembrane protein 213 isoform X1; translated protein: MKHLFRKPWKVFAVFFFATVFWCSCSAAAEDVSNISTSSMLTTEYEAPCLNMNFCRQAATCCPTGMDDYGWIAAAVGWSLWFLTLILLCVDKVMKLRPDEPKHLVA
- the TMEM213 gene encoding transmembrane protein 213 isoform X2 translates to MKHLFRKPWKVFAVFFFATVFWCSCSAAEDVSNISTSSMLTTEYEAPCLNMNFCRQAATCCPTGMDDYGWIAAAVGWSLWFLTLILLCVDKVMKLRPDEPKHLVA